In one Myotis daubentonii chromosome 1, mMyoDau2.1, whole genome shotgun sequence genomic region, the following are encoded:
- the NAT8L gene encoding N-acetylaspartate synthetase — MHCEPDMVCETKIVAAEDHEALPGAKKDALLAAAMWPPLPAAPPPEPQPEPQPQPPGGAGGAGPPEGRGVHIREFRAAEQEAACRIFYDGIMERIPNTAFRGLRQHPRAQLLCALLAVLCWALTGSLLLTCLVPAGLLALRYYYSRKVVLAYLDCALHTDMADIEQYYMKPPGSCFWVAVLDGNVVGIVAARAHEADNTLELLRMSVDSRFRGKGIAKALGRKVLEFAVVHNYSAVVLGTTAVKVAAHKLYESLGFRHMGCSDHYVLPGMTLSLAERLFFQVRYHRYRLQLREE; from the exons ATGCATTGTGAGCCCGACATGGTCTGCGAGACGAAGATCGTGGCCGCCGAGGACCATGAGGCGCTGCCGGGGGCCAAGAAGGACGCGCTGCTCGCCGCCGCCATGTGGCCCCCGCTGCCCGCCGCGCCCCCGCCCGAGCCGCAGCCggagccgcagccgcagcccccgggcggcgcggggggcgcggggcccCCGGAGGGGCGCGGCGTGCACATCCGCGAGTTCCGCGCGGCCGAGCAGGAGGCGGCGTGCCGCATCTTCTACGACGGCATCATGGAGCGCATCCCCAACACGGCCTTCCGCGGCCTGCGGCAGCACCCGCGCGCGCAGCTGCTCTGCGCCCTGCTGGCCG TGCTCTGTTGGGCCCTCACGGGCTCGCTGCTGCTGACCTGCCTGGTGCCGGCGGGGCTGCTGGCGCTGCGCTACTACTACAGCCGGAAGGTGGTCCTCGCCTACCTGGACTGCGCCCTGCACACGGACATGGCCGACATCGAGCAGTACTACATGAAGCCGCCAG GCTCCTGCTTCTGGGTGGCCGTGCTGGATGGCAACGTGGTGGGCATCGTGGCGGCGCGGGCCCACGAGGCGGACAACACCTTGGAGCTGCTGCGCATGTCCGTGGACTCGCGCTTCCGCGGCAAGGGCATCGCCAAGGCGCTGGGCCGCAAGGTGCTGGAGTTCGCCGTGGTGCACAACTACTCCGCCGTGGTGCTGGGGACGACGGCCGTCAAGGTGGCCGCCCACAAGCTCTACGAGTCGCTGGGCTTCAGACACATGGGCTGCAGTGACCACTACGTGCTGCCCGGCATGACCCTCTCGCTGGCCGAGCGCCTCTTCTTCCAGGTCCGCTACCACCGCTACCGCCTGCAGCTGCGCGAGGAGTGA